The Mycobacteriales bacterium genome window below encodes:
- a CDS encoding nitroreductase family deazaflavin-dependent oxidoreductase, with protein MPLEGEYEPSSWDWVRDQVEKYERSGGAEAPNLLDTDYPVIVVTSRGAKTGKLRKNPVMRVEHEGKYAAIGSKGGDPNNPVWVNNLRADPHVEVQDGAQKWDMVAREVTGDERAQWWARGVAAYPDYEAYQSWTDRVIPVFVLEPE; from the coding sequence ATGCCGCTCGAAGGCGAGTACGAGCCGAGCAGCTGGGACTGGGTCCGTGACCAGGTGGAGAAGTACGAGCGCTCCGGTGGCGCCGAGGCGCCCAACCTGCTCGACACCGACTACCCCGTCATCGTGGTGACGAGCCGGGGCGCGAAGACCGGCAAGCTGCGCAAGAACCCGGTGATGCGGGTCGAGCACGAGGGCAAGTACGCCGCGATCGGCTCGAAGGGCGGCGACCCGAACAACCCGGTGTGGGTCAACAACCTGCGCGCCGACCCGCACGTCGAGGTCCAGGACGGTGCGCAGAAGTGGGACATGGTCGCCCGGGAGGTGACCGGCGACGAACGGGCGCAGTGGTGGGCGCGCGGCGTCGCGGCGTACCCCGACTACGAGGCCTACCAGTCGTGGACCGACCGCGTCATCCCGGTGTTCGTCCTCGAGCCGGAGTGA